One genomic segment of Dissulfurirhabdus thermomarina includes these proteins:
- a CDS encoding helix-turn-helix domain-containing protein — translation MRARRLLGKTQKQMAELLGISLKAVCSYEQGWRRVPPHVERQVYFLIASRRGLAEGMTPCWEAKDCPDERRRCCPAWEFNAGRLCWFISGTVCECNAHRNWDEKMRICKECHVLGQILDMFAEP, via the coding sequence ATGAGGGCCCGGCGGCTCCTCGGAAAGACCCAGAAGCAGATGGCGGAGCTCCTCGGGATCTCCCTGAAGGCGGTCTGCAGCTACGAGCAGGGCTGGCGGCGGGTCCCTCCCCACGTGGAGCGGCAGGTCTACTTCCTCATCGCCTCCAGGCGGGGCCTCGCGGAGGGCATGACTCCCTGCTGGGAGGCCAAGGACTGCCCCGACGAACGGCGGCGCTGCTGCCCCGCCTGGGAGTTCAACGCGGGGCGGCTCTGCTGGTTCATCAGCGGAACGGTCTGCGAATGTAACGCCCACCGAAACTGGGACGAAAAGATGCGCATCTGCAAGGAGTGCCACGTCCTGGGGCAGATCCTGGACATGTTCGCGGAGCCCTGA
- a CDS encoding lysophospholipid acyltransferase family protein, translating into MILPRKFYLLLFYVFARTTPRFWQVWQNRAVSKLFFLAWGRMRRIVQGNLAVVLGLPPDAPRVRRLARNVFRNYGLYLVDYVRISWITPRTLPRVIAEEAGTAHIRAALDRGRGAILVTPHLGHWELGGLSLAFRGLSVTALTLTDHESRVQEYRDRVRGRLGIETVHIAPDDPGTVLKLARLLRENKVVVMLGDRWEGGKRVPVTFFGRRTFFPAGAAALALATGAPIIPVFVVLRPDNRYRAWMETPVEVVRRPNQRGEAVLAEKTQELAAAFERVIARHPDQWYHFFDYWSRYGCEDPAARPTP; encoded by the coding sequence ATGATCCTGCCGAGGAAGTTCTACCTGCTGCTCTTCTACGTCTTCGCCCGGACCACGCCCCGGTTCTGGCAGGTCTGGCAGAACCGCGCGGTCTCGAAGCTCTTCTTCCTGGCCTGGGGCCGGATGCGCCGGATCGTGCAGGGCAACCTCGCCGTCGTCCTGGGTCTCCCCCCGGACGCCCCCCGGGTGCGCCGCCTCGCCCGGAACGTCTTCCGGAACTACGGCCTCTACCTCGTGGACTATGTGCGGATCAGCTGGATCACCCCCCGGACCCTCCCCCGGGTCATCGCCGAGGAGGCCGGTACCGCCCACATCCGGGCGGCCCTCGACCGGGGCCGGGGCGCCATCCTGGTGACCCCCCACCTGGGCCACTGGGAGCTCGGGGGGCTGAGCCTGGCCTTCCGGGGCCTCTCCGTCACCGCCCTCACCCTCACCGACCACGAATCCCGCGTCCAGGAATACCGCGACCGGGTCCGGGGCCGCCTCGGGATCGAGACGGTCCACATCGCCCCCGACGACCCGGGCACGGTATTGAAGCTCGCCCGGCTGCTCCGGGAGAACAAGGTGGTGGTGATGCTGGGCGACCGCTGGGAGGGAGGCAAACGCGTCCCGGTCACCTTCTTCGGCCGGCGGACCTTCTTCCCCGCCGGCGCGGCGGCCCTGGCGCTCGCCACCGGGGCCCCCATCATCCCGGTCTTCGTGGTGCTCCGGCCCGACAACCGCTACCGGGCCTGGATGGAGACGCCCGTCGAGGTCGTCCGCCGCCCCAACCAGCGGGGCGAGGCGGTGCTGGCGGAAAAGACCCAGGAACTGGCCGCGGCCTTCGAACGCGTCATCGCCCGCCACCCCGACCAGTGGTACCACTTCTTCGATTACTGGAGCCGATACGGTTGTGAAGACCCTGCTGCTCGACCCACCCCATAA
- a CDS encoding sulfurtransferase produces the protein MKTTIHALIAAACAAVFLSCAGPAPAHDPLVTAQWLAKHREDRGVVVLDVRTFSRYGQGHIPGAVQAFGPWQTMDERFRGFMMPPVGELAARLRSYGVRNDAFVVIYDQGVTAEDTARSARVLWTLETLGHGKAALLDGGFEAWRQAGLPVTKRPAVPEPGDFVPAVAADRRIGLDEVKARLRSGTAVFVDLRDMDAYIGHEKKAHVARYGHLRGAIPMPAAYLTLGGQAFSPSVFRPREELQAIARGIGLPEDRSAEIVVYSDHGLRAALGYFVLRDLLGYRRVRLYDGSVLEVASDTAVPMAVNGFGFYER, from the coding sequence ATGAAGACGACGATCCATGCCCTGATCGCGGCCGCCTGCGCCGCCGTGTTCCTTTCGTGCGCCGGGCCCGCCCCGGCCCACGATCCGCTGGTCACGGCTCAGTGGCTCGCCAAGCACCGGGAGGACCGCGGGGTGGTCGTCCTGGACGTGCGGACCTTCTCCCGGTACGGGCAGGGCCACATTCCGGGGGCGGTGCAGGCCTTCGGCCCCTGGCAGACCATGGATGAACGGTTCCGGGGCTTCATGATGCCGCCGGTGGGGGAACTGGCGGCGAGGTTGCGCTCCTATGGGGTGCGAAACGACGCCTTCGTGGTGATCTACGACCAGGGCGTCACCGCGGAGGATACGGCGCGGAGCGCCCGGGTCCTGTGGACACTGGAGACCCTGGGCCACGGGAAGGCCGCCCTCCTGGACGGCGGTTTCGAGGCCTGGCGCCAGGCCGGACTCCCGGTCACGAAGCGCCCCGCCGTGCCGGAGCCGGGAGACTTCGTCCCCGCCGTCGCGGCCGACCGGCGCATCGGCCTGGACGAGGTCAAGGCGCGGCTGCGTTCCGGCACGGCGGTCTTCGTGGACCTCCGGGACATGGACGCCTACATCGGCCACGAGAAGAAGGCCCACGTCGCCCGCTACGGGCACCTGAGGGGCGCCATCCCCATGCCGGCCGCCTATCTCACCCTCGGCGGCCAGGCCTTCAGCCCATCCGTCTTCCGGCCCAGGGAGGAACTCCAGGCCATCGCCCGGGGGATCGGCCTCCCGGAGGATCGCTCCGCGGAGATCGTGGTCTACAGCGACCACGGCCTCAGGGCCGCCCTCGGCTACTTCGTGCTGCGCGACCTCTTGGGCTACCGGCGGGTGCGGCTCTATGACGGATCGGTGCTCGAGGTCGCCTCCGACACCGCGGTCCCCATGGCGGTCAACGGTTTCGGTTTCTACGAGCGCTGA
- a CDS encoding cation transporter, which produces MTPGARDALYARAAWLAAFTAVYNLAEGAVSVFFGLEDETLSLFGFGVDSFVEVISGVGVWHMARRIRRNPDRSPDPFERRALRITGTAFYLLAAGLAAGAAASLASGHAPVTTFWGVVVALVSIVTMWALIRAKVRVGRALDSDAILADAACTRTCLYLSFVLLGASLGTEWTGVGGLDAAGALLIAAFALREGREAFGKARGAATCRCAACGCSGETG; this is translated from the coding sequence GTGACCCCCGGCGCGCGCGATGCCCTCTACGCCCGGGCGGCCTGGCTGGCCGCCTTCACCGCGGTCTACAACCTGGCCGAGGGGGCGGTGTCCGTCTTCTTCGGCCTGGAGGACGAGACCCTCTCCCTCTTCGGCTTCGGGGTGGATTCCTTCGTGGAGGTGATCTCCGGCGTGGGGGTCTGGCACATGGCGCGGCGCATCCGCCGGAACCCGGACCGCTCCCCCGACCCCTTCGAACGCCGTGCCCTCCGCATCACCGGGACGGCCTTCTACCTCCTGGCGGCCGGCCTCGCGGCCGGGGCTGCGGCCAGCCTCGCCTCGGGGCACGCCCCGGTGACCACCTTCTGGGGCGTGGTGGTGGCCTTGGTCTCCATCGTCACCATGTGGGCCCTCATCCGGGCCAAGGTCCGGGTGGGGCGGGCCCTGGACTCCGACGCCATCCTGGCCGACGCCGCCTGTACCCGGACTTGTCTCTACCTCTCCTTCGTCCTCCTGGGGGCGAGCCTCGGCACCGAATGGACCGGGGTGGGCGGGCTCGACGCCGCCGGGGCGCTTCTCATCGCCGCCTTCGCCCTCCGGGAGGGGCGGGAGGCCTTCGGGAAGGCCCGGGGCGCCGCCACCTGCCGCTGCGCCGCCTGCGGCTGCAGCGGGGAAACCGGGTAG
- a CDS encoding sulfurtransferase, which yields MKKRTGFGSGVIGWLVCLAMGLAPGAAAGGAPPLVDTAWLAGHLGRKGLVVMDVRTEANYAFAHIPGAVSVPYGEMEPPGDEGELLMVPEGELTDLLQEAGVNRDSHVVVYAHGNTVSDASKAGAVYWILKANGLERVSMLNGGFTKWTFEGRKVVKDEPAPRRGDFVARRDPRAIAGLDDVRRAIADPRTFLVDARNPDQHFGHTKRADVACYGHIPSSVSLPAAYLTNAGRNRAPATLKDEAVLEALARGVGLPADKGAGIIVYCNTAQFAGIDYLVLHDVLGYENVRVYDGSMLEYCRRRGDLPLERFSWGRPSGRAAGPDDDRRRRR from the coding sequence ATGAAGAAAAGGACCGGATTCGGAAGCGGCGTGATCGGCTGGCTGGTGTGCCTGGCCATGGGCCTGGCCCCCGGGGCGGCCGCGGGCGGGGCCCCGCCCCTCGTGGACACGGCCTGGCTCGCCGGGCACCTCGGCCGAAAGGGCCTCGTGGTGATGGACGTACGGACCGAGGCCAACTACGCCTTCGCCCACATCCCGGGGGCGGTGAGCGTGCCCTACGGGGAGATGGAGCCACCGGGGGACGAGGGCGAGCTCCTCATGGTGCCCGAGGGCGAACTCACCGACCTCCTCCAGGAGGCCGGGGTGAACCGCGACTCCCACGTGGTGGTCTATGCCCACGGGAACACGGTGAGCGACGCCTCCAAGGCCGGGGCCGTCTACTGGATCCTCAAGGCCAACGGGCTCGAACGGGTCTCCATGCTGAACGGGGGCTTCACGAAGTGGACCTTCGAGGGCCGGAAGGTGGTCAAGGACGAGCCGGCGCCGCGCAGGGGGGACTTCGTCGCCCGGCGCGACCCGCGCGCGATCGCCGGCCTCGACGACGTGCGGCGCGCCATCGCCGATCCGCGCACCTTCCTCGTGGACGCCCGGAACCCGGACCAGCACTTCGGCCACACGAAGCGCGCCGACGTCGCCTGCTACGGGCACATCCCCTCGTCGGTGAGCCTGCCGGCGGCCTATCTCACGAATGCCGGGCGCAACCGGGCGCCAGCCACCCTGAAGGACGAGGCCGTCCTCGAGGCCTTGGCCCGCGGCGTGGGGCTCCCCGCGGACAAGGGGGCCGGGATCATCGTCTACTGCAACACCGCCCAGTTCGCGGGCATCGACTACCTCGTGCTCCACGACGTCCTCGGCTACGAGAACGTGCGGGTCTATGACGGGTCCATGCTGGAGTACTGCCGGCGGCGCGGGGACCTTCCCCTGGAACGCTTCTCGTGGGGGCGGCCTTCCGGCCGGGCCGCCGGCCCGGATGACGACAGGAGGCGACGGAGATGA
- a CDS encoding B12-binding domain-containing radical SAM protein has translation MKTLLLDPPHKIFGALRLWMPSPGLMALTAYLEREGEDVHLLDATTLPHPWTDLAARLRAGAYDVVGVTCQAATFHHDACAAVRLVRRVLPRAVIVGGGGHFTLNADLVLETVPELDYVVLGEGEVTFLELLRWLRGGGNGACPVAGVAYRDGGGVTRTGPRAPIADLDALPMPAYHRVDLDAPTYNLHGMGRRAVGISTSRGCGDHCAYCSESALWRATWRGRSGPLVVEEMQELHRRYGKSLFVFNENSFNQSRERNEAFLESLGRSGLKCDFWFQSRVKDILRDRDLLADYRRLGLYEVMLGIESIDPDTLRNYTKNQDAEQIREAASLLRSHGIMVMTNVMFGDVHDTEASLRAICDFVSEIGDFLVLCITTPLPGTRYHRAAMEQGRIEEHDFSRYDFMHPVMSNAAYSRDEILALQKKYLRRYYTRPVIFRKMLFSPNPFIRMAYRLIMRYAWYEARRREWVQPNYEPPPPDLLAAAP, from the coding sequence GTGAAGACCCTGCTGCTCGACCCACCCCATAAGATCTTCGGCGCCCTCCGCCTCTGGATGCCCTCGCCGGGGCTCATGGCGCTCACCGCCTACCTGGAGCGCGAGGGGGAGGACGTGCACCTCCTCGACGCCACCACCCTCCCCCACCCGTGGACGGACCTGGCCGCCCGGCTCCGGGCCGGGGCCTACGACGTGGTGGGCGTCACCTGCCAGGCGGCCACCTTCCACCACGACGCCTGCGCCGCCGTCCGCCTGGTGCGCCGGGTGCTCCCCCGGGCCGTCATCGTGGGGGGCGGCGGGCACTTCACGCTGAACGCCGACCTGGTGCTGGAGACGGTGCCCGAGCTCGACTACGTGGTCCTGGGGGAGGGCGAGGTCACCTTCCTGGAACTCCTCCGGTGGCTCCGGGGAGGCGGCAACGGCGCCTGCCCCGTGGCCGGCGTGGCCTACCGGGACGGCGGCGGGGTGACCCGGACGGGGCCCCGCGCCCCCATCGCCGACCTGGACGCCCTTCCCATGCCCGCCTACCACCGGGTGGACCTCGACGCCCCCACCTACAACCTGCACGGCATGGGCCGGCGGGCGGTGGGGATCTCCACCAGCCGCGGCTGCGGGGACCACTGCGCCTACTGCTCCGAGTCGGCCCTCTGGCGGGCCACCTGGCGGGGCCGGAGCGGCCCCCTGGTGGTGGAGGAGATGCAGGAGCTCCACCGCCGGTACGGAAAGTCGCTCTTCGTCTTCAACGAGAACTCCTTCAACCAGAGCCGGGAGCGCAACGAAGCCTTCCTGGAGAGCCTGGGGCGCTCGGGCCTCAAGTGCGACTTCTGGTTCCAGTCCCGCGTCAAAGACATCCTCCGCGACCGGGACCTCCTGGCCGACTACCGGCGCCTCGGCCTCTACGAGGTCATGCTGGGCATCGAGAGCATCGACCCGGACACCCTCCGGAACTACACGAAGAACCAGGACGCGGAACAGATCCGGGAGGCCGCCTCGCTCCTCCGCTCCCACGGGATCATGGTGATGACCAACGTGATGTTCGGCGACGTCCACGACACGGAGGCCTCGCTCCGGGCCATCTGCGACTTCGTCTCGGAGATCGGCGACTTCCTCGTCCTGTGCATCACCACCCCGCTGCCCGGGACGCGCTACCACCGGGCCGCCATGGAGCAGGGCCGGATCGAGGAGCACGACTTCTCGCGCTACGACTTCATGCACCCCGTGATGTCCAACGCCGCCTACAGCCGCGACGAGATCCTCGCCCTCCAGAAGAAGTACCTGCGGCGCTACTACACACGGCCGGTGATCTTCCGCAAGATGCTCTTCTCTCCCAATCCCTTCATCCGCATGGCCTACCGTCTCATCATGCGCTACGCCTGGTACGAGGCGCGCCGAAGGGAATGGGTGCAGCCCAACTACGAGCCCCCGCCGCCGGACCTCCTCGCCGCCGCCCCCTGA
- a CDS encoding acyl-CoA dehydratase activase, translating into MAPHTPEIHLGIDVGSVTTKVVALEAGTGALLAGYYLRTHGNPLAALREAMGRLAADLGRPRVLAAATTGSGRALAARLVNTDIAKNEITTHTLAAVRINPAVRTVVEIGGQDSKIILVREGLAVDFAMNTVCAAGTGSFLDQQAGRLGLRVEEMGALALASENPAPISGRCTVFAETDMIHKQQIGLPVADIVAGLCRSLVRNYLASVARGKALEAPVVFQGGVAANAGIVREFERQTGLSFEVSPHHGVAGAYGAALLAAAADGERPPFLGYELLEREFRVDSFVCRRCEEACSVLRLHRDGRPVSFWNDRCGRWSGAVEGPRG; encoded by the coding sequence ATGGCACCGCACACGCCTGAGATCCACCTCGGCATCGACGTGGGGTCGGTGACCACCAAGGTGGTGGCCCTGGAGGCCGGAACCGGGGCGCTGCTGGCCGGCTACTACCTGCGCACCCACGGAAACCCCCTGGCCGCCCTGCGCGAAGCCATGGGGCGGCTGGCGGCGGACCTCGGCCGGCCCCGCGTCCTGGCGGCCGCCACCACCGGGAGCGGCCGGGCCCTGGCCGCGCGTCTCGTCAACACCGACATCGCCAAGAACGAGATCACCACCCACACCCTGGCGGCCGTCCGCATCAACCCGGCCGTTCGGACCGTGGTGGAGATCGGCGGCCAGGACTCGAAGATCATCCTGGTCCGGGAGGGCCTCGCCGTGGACTTCGCCATGAACACCGTCTGCGCCGCGGGAACGGGCTCGTTCCTGGACCAGCAGGCCGGGCGCCTCGGCCTCCGGGTGGAGGAGATGGGAGCCCTCGCCCTCGCCTCGGAGAACCCCGCCCCCATCTCCGGCCGCTGCACGGTCTTCGCCGAGACGGACATGATTCACAAGCAGCAGATCGGCCTCCCGGTGGCGGACATCGTGGCGGGCCTCTGCCGCTCCCTGGTCCGGAACTACCTGGCCTCCGTGGCCCGAGGCAAGGCCCTGGAGGCCCCCGTGGTCTTCCAGGGCGGGGTGGCGGCCAACGCGGGCATCGTGCGGGAGTTCGAGCGCCAGACGGGGCTTTCCTTCGAGGTCTCGCCCCACCACGGCGTGGCCGGGGCCTACGGCGCCGCGCTGCTGGCCGCGGCCGCCGACGGGGAGCGGCCCCCCTTCCTCGGCTACGAGCTCCTGGAACGAGAGTTCCGGGTGGACAGCTTCGTCTGCCGCCGGTGCGAGGAGGCCTGCTCGGTGCTCCGCCTCCACCGGGACGGGCGGCCCGTCTCGTTCTGGAACGACCGGTGCGGGCGCTGGTCCGGGGCGGTGGAGGGCCCGCGTGGCTGA
- a CDS encoding DUF3034 family protein: protein MRKIVSLSLFLGLCWCLEGAALAGAPLTNFEGVGGCALNPFAYVANPVKGEAGGLLGSRAVSRPQVGVWTAGLTESDIDWWSVGANIAFFNRLELGYSHEFVDIEGIENVDKDNLSLKVNLVQEGGFGIGLLPAVSAGAIWKHTEFSAAPARDVTDVDGYVVATKMFGALPVPVILNAGLLWTKGYVRGVLGFGDDRDTVFFGNVETVLPGGFIVGWEYQQDADVGRVIEGDATRYTTHSIWEAHAAYMPNPNLTLVASYADTGDRTYRKTAPLQKRAAFGRAYVLSIQYAF from the coding sequence ATGAGAAAGATCGTGTCCCTGTCCCTGTTCCTGGGGCTCTGCTGGTGCCTGGAGGGGGCGGCCCTGGCCGGCGCCCCGCTCACCAACTTCGAGGGCGTGGGCGGGTGCGCCCTGAATCCCTTCGCCTACGTCGCCAACCCCGTCAAGGGGGAGGCGGGCGGGCTGCTCGGGAGCCGGGCGGTCTCCCGGCCCCAGGTCGGGGTCTGGACCGCTGGGCTCACCGAGTCGGACATCGACTGGTGGTCCGTGGGGGCGAACATCGCCTTCTTCAACCGCCTGGAGCTGGGCTACAGCCACGAGTTCGTGGATATCGAGGGCATCGAGAACGTGGACAAGGACAACCTCTCCCTGAAGGTCAACCTCGTGCAGGAGGGCGGGTTCGGGATCGGTCTCCTGCCCGCCGTCTCCGCCGGCGCCATCTGGAAGCATACCGAGTTCAGCGCGGCGCCGGCCCGCGACGTCACCGACGTCGACGGCTACGTCGTGGCCACCAAGATGTTCGGCGCCCTTCCCGTCCCGGTGATCCTGAACGCCGGCCTCCTCTGGACCAAGGGTTACGTCCGGGGCGTGCTGGGCTTCGGCGACGACCGGGACACGGTCTTCTTCGGCAACGTCGAGACCGTGCTCCCCGGCGGGTTCATCGTGGGCTGGGAGTACCAGCAGGACGCCGACGTGGGCAGGGTCATCGAGGGGGATGCCACCCGGTACACGACCCACTCCATCTGGGAGGCCCACGCGGCCTACATGCCGAACCCGAATCTCACGCTGGTGGCCTCCTACGCGGACACGGGCGACCGGACCTACCGGAAGACCGCGCCGCTCCAGAAGCGGGCGGCCTTCGGGAGGGCCTACGTCCTCTCCATCCAGTACGCCTTCTGA
- a CDS encoding acyl-CoA dehydratase activase-related protein, translated as MIVGLPGELLGFPWARELERRLEAAFPGARIRRAPARAPAAPPLSEGDACYPYKRMIRSALGLLAESDALVLPRLLRLDGHLMCPNFRALPDIVALNWRRLHGEEPPMAAPAVEVADGRDAEAAFEAVIRELRRLPGGRRAEAARAQPPRPAPGTAPPRAEDGRRRAIALVGHPYILSTPALHKGVPDLVRRAGFRVVTPEGLPFRTLDRLARDRDYYAKVLYWRGARECLGAFRHFTEVRPAAGLIYLIAFNCGVDALLRLELAALHKDLARRVPFMVLVVDEHTQHEHVATRVEAFLDIVDGTAHA; from the coding sequence ATGATCGTGGGCCTCCCCGGAGAACTCCTCGGGTTCCCGTGGGCCCGGGAACTGGAGCGGCGCCTGGAGGCGGCCTTCCCGGGGGCCCGGATCCGCCGGGCCCCGGCGCGGGCGCCCGCCGCCCCCCCGCTCTCGGAGGGCGACGCCTGCTACCCCTACAAGCGGATGATCCGTTCCGCCCTGGGGCTCCTGGCCGAGTCGGACGCCCTGGTCCTGCCCCGGCTCCTCCGGCTCGACGGTCACCTCATGTGCCCCAACTTCCGGGCGCTGCCGGACATCGTGGCCCTCAACTGGCGACGCCTCCACGGGGAGGAACCGCCCATGGCCGCCCCGGCGGTGGAGGTGGCGGACGGCCGGGACGCCGAGGCCGCCTTCGAGGCCGTGATCCGGGAGCTCCGCCGGCTGCCCGGGGGGCGGCGCGCCGAGGCGGCGCGGGCGCAGCCGCCCCGGCCGGCACCGGGGACGGCCCCGCCCCGGGCCGAAGACGGCCGGCGCCGGGCCATCGCCCTGGTGGGGCACCCCTACATCCTTTCGACCCCGGCCCTCCACAAGGGGGTGCCGGACCTGGTCCGGCGGGCGGGGTTCCGGGTGGTGACCCCGGAGGGCCTCCCCTTCCGGACCCTTGACCGCCTGGCCCGCGACCGGGATTATTACGCCAAGGTGCTCTACTGGCGGGGGGCCCGGGAATGCCTGGGGGCCTTCCGCCACTTCACCGAGGTCCGGCCGGCGGCCGGGCTGATCTACCTCATCGCCTTCAACTGCGGGGTGGACGCCCTGCTCCGCCTGGAGCTGGCCGCCCTGCACAAGGATCTGGCGCGGCGGGTCCCGTTCATGGTGCTGGTGGTGGACGAGCACACCCAGCACGAGCACGTGGCCACCCGCGTCGAGGCCTTCCTGGACATCGTCGATGGCACCGCACACGCCTGA
- a CDS encoding HAD family hydrolase produces the protein MNGPPIPPAACSDACGHAGVRAVLFDFGGVLAEEGFREGLRAIARRFGLDPEAFARSAADAVYETGYVTGRGAEADFWAALRGRWGIPGRDSDLSGEILSRFVLRPWMLDWVRAVRRRGLAAVLLSDQTDWLERLDAAAGFGREFDRVFNSYRMGKGKRDASLFDDVAAELGRAPHRLLFVDDDAGNVGRARSRGWHAHLYRDRPGFEAVMRGIGVSLPARG, from the coding sequence ATGAACGGACCGCCGATCCCGCCCGCCGCCTGTTCCGACGCCTGCGGGCATGCCGGCGTCCGGGCGGTCCTCTTCGACTTCGGCGGCGTCCTGGCCGAGGAGGGATTTCGGGAGGGGCTCCGGGCCATTGCCCGCCGGTTCGGCCTGGACCCGGAGGCCTTCGCCCGGTCGGCGGCGGACGCGGTCTACGAGACGGGCTACGTGACCGGCCGGGGAGCCGAGGCGGACTTCTGGGCGGCGCTCCGCGGGCGGTGGGGCATCCCCGGCCGGGATTCGGACCTCTCCGGAGAGATCCTCTCCCGGTTCGTGCTGCGTCCCTGGATGCTCGACTGGGTCCGGGCGGTGCGCCGCCGCGGCCTGGCGGCGGTCCTCCTGAGCGACCAGACGGACTGGCTCGAACGCCTGGATGCGGCCGCCGGTTTCGGCCGGGAGTTCGACCGGGTCTTCAACAGCTACCGGATGGGAAAGGGGAAGCGGGATGCATCGCTCTTCGACGACGTGGCGGCGGAACTGGGCCGTGCGCCCCACCGGCTCCTCTTCGTGGACGACGACGCGGGGAACGTGGGCCGGGCCCGCTCCCGCGGATGGCACGCCCACCTCTACCGGGATCGTCCCGGCTTCGAGGCCGTCATGCGCGGCATCGGGGTGTCGCTCCCCGCGCGCGGGTGA
- a CDS encoding phytoene desaturase family protein, whose translation MADRRVAVIGAGVSGLAAGAVLARRGFEVDVFEAGERPGGYVTGFRRHGFYFDATGAFLAACGPGGALTRVLEAAGARDEVAFLPIPEIRNVYPGFDLRLDYRSPRAYLEGVAARFPGHREALARYARLTERLGRELLALDEAPGWKRALFPLFFPRILRYARASHARVLGRLFPGAPDLWLALSALPTTLPPSRLSYPFVAVLWAKVLREGVFYPRGGMEALSGALARALARAGGRLHLGARVAGIRLSPDGRRAAGVRLASGGTADADWVVGASNLFAARRLLPGGRHPYGRLHRAKRLRPSASALLFYLGLPSDALPPDWPYFVSIQTDADLERAAAALAEGSMEEGLHVVITTPSLLDPGLAPPGHHSVKVLVHAPPAGRFRHRYGEAAALSRLEDRIFGEIRSLAGVDLRGPARFVERATPMTLERRTGNEEGAMYGLDAAVDQVGPLRPPNRTALDRLLWVGHYTHPSHGIVGSALSGLFAADTITEAAGR comes from the coding sequence GTGGCTGACCGGCGCGTCGCCGTGATCGGGGCCGGCGTCTCGGGGCTCGCCGCCGGGGCCGTCCTGGCCCGGCGGGGTTTCGAGGTGGACGTCTTCGAGGCGGGGGAACGGCCGGGAGGCTACGTCACCGGGTTCCGGCGCCACGGATTCTACTTCGACGCCACCGGGGCCTTCCTCGCCGCCTGCGGCCCGGGCGGGGCCCTCACCCGGGTCCTCGAGGCGGCCGGCGCCCGGGACGAAGTCGCCTTCCTTCCCATCCCGGAGATCCGGAACGTCTACCCCGGCTTCGACCTGCGCCTCGATTACCGGAGCCCCCGCGCCTACCTCGAGGGCGTCGCGGCCCGGTTCCCGGGGCACCGGGAGGCCCTGGCCCGCTACGCCCGGCTCACGGAGCGGCTCGGCCGGGAGCTGCTCGCCCTCGACGAGGCCCCGGGGTGGAAACGCGCCCTCTTTCCCCTCTTCTTCCCCCGGATCCTCCGCTACGCCCGGGCCTCCCACGCCCGGGTCCTCGGCCGCCTCTTCCCCGGGGCCCCGGACCTCTGGCTGGCGCTCTCGGCGCTGCCCACCACGTTGCCGCCGAGCCGCCTCTCCTACCCCTTCGTGGCGGTGCTCTGGGCCAAGGTCCTCCGGGAGGGCGTCTTCTACCCGCGGGGCGGGATGGAGGCCCTGTCCGGGGCCCTGGCCCGGGCCCTGGCCCGGGCCGGCGGGCGGCTCCACCTCGGGGCCCGGGTCGCCGGGATCCGGCTCTCCCCGGACGGGCGGCGCGCCGCGGGCGTTCGCCTCGCCTCGGGCGGGACGGCGGACGCCGACTGGGTGGTGGGGGCCTCGAACCTCTTCGCCGCCCGGCGCCTGCTCCCGGGGGGGCGGCATCCCTACGGCCGGCTCCACCGGGCGAAGCGGCTCCGGCCCTCCGCCTCCGCCCTCCTCTTCTACCTGGGGCTCCCGTCCGACGCCCTTCCCCCGGACTGGCCCTACTTCGTCTCCATCCAGACGGACGCCGACCTCGAGCGCGCGGCGGCGGCCCTGGCCGAGGGGTCCATGGAAGAAGGGCTCCACGTGGTGATCACCACGCCCTCCCTGCTCGATCCGGGGCTTGCGCCCCCCGGCCACCACTCGGTGAAGGTCCTCGTCCACGCCCCGCCGGCCGGCCGCTTCCGCCACCGGTACGGCGAGGCGGCGGCCCTGTCGCGGCTGGAGGACCGGATCTTCGGCGAGATCCGGTCCCTGGCCGGGGTGGACCTCAGGGGCCCGGCCCGGTTCGTGGAGCGGGCCACCCCCATGACCCTGGAACGCCGGACCGGCAACGAAGAAGGCGCCATGTACGGCCTCGACGCCGCCGTGGACCAGGTGGGCCCCCTCCGCCCCCCGAACCGGACGGCCCTTGACCGGCTCCTCTGGGTGGGCCACTATACCCACCCGTCCCACGGCATCGTGGGAAGCGCCCTGTCCGGGCTCTTCGCCGCGGACACCATCACCGAGGCCGCCGGAAGATGA